In Salvelinus alpinus chromosome 36, SLU_Salpinus.1, whole genome shotgun sequence, the genomic stretch TCTGCATATTCCTTGGCTCCCTCAGCCTTGCCATAGTCACAGAATTTGGTAGTGCAATGAAGAGTGCCATTGGCTTGGAAATACTGCTCCAGGTCCACCTCTTTCTCAGCCTCAACAGTGACTGAAAAAAAACAAAGCAAGCTCAGTTGTCGCAGTCAAGCTCAAGAGACTAAAATCGGATTCAGATAAACAATGGAAGTGTGAATCACAAGACCGTTGTGCTGTACTCACAGTCAGGCAAGTGCTTCTTGAAGGCCTCAAGAGTGTCCAGTGTCTTCAGGAAATCCATGGACGTGCACCTGACCTTGTCCTGGATGCCAGGGAGAAGGAACCAGCCAAAGAAAAGGGGCAGGGACGTCTCCTCAAGAGGAACTTTCATGGCCTGGATCTGGGCCTCCTCTAGCCCCCGCTGAGTTTTCTTGACCAGCTGTGGCAAGTCTCTGCTCCACTCAGTGCGGGGCTCCAGAAACATGGCCACCAGCCGGTGCTGCTCTGCCACCTCCCCCAGGCGGGCCAGCCGATCATGGGTATGGTTGGTGTCATCCACCACTATCACTTGAGCAGATGTTCCTACACTGCAGCAGGCTACCACAGCATCGTCAAAAGCCTTGTACCCATCTGCCGATGCTTCTGGACTCTCCGGTTTCACACCATGGTCATCAGCACAGCAGACAGTGCAGAGACCCTGGTAGCTATCTGCAATAGCACGTGCCAAGAGGCTCTTGCCGCTGCCGGGGAGGCCTCTGAGGATGATTAGAGTGCGAGAGGTGCGAAGTGTGGCTTTGGTCAGCTCATGCTCCAGGAAGGCGAAAGACAGGGTGCCAGGAGCGGGAATCTGCTCGACAACTTTGGCCTTCTGCTGCTCCACTGCATCACCTTCTGCCCGTTTCTCTGACTCTACTTCTTTTACAATTTCAGCTTCTACCAGTTTCTCTTCCATCACAGTCTCAGCCTCTCCTGGTTTCTTTGGCTCTGGTTCCAGTACAATTTCGGTCTGCTTGTCTGCCTCCACTTCTTTTACAGTTTTAGGCTCCACTGACATCTCTGGCACCACCGCCAACACAATCCCAGATTCTGCCTGCTTCTCAGATTCCTCAGGCTCTTTCTCTTCTGGTTTGAGCAGTTTCACATCCTCAGATTCTGGCTGTGTGACAGGCTCGGGCGCTGCCTGCTCAGACAGTTTAACAGCCTCTGGGACGGGTTCAGCCATTTTCTCTGGCGCAGTTTCAATGTTATTCTCTGCTAGAGGCTCATCTAAAGGCAGAGGCTCTGGTGTTTTCTCTGGCATTGGCTGCTTGTCAGGCTCTGTGGTCTGGATTTTTTCTGGTTCCAAGTACAATGCTGTAGCTGACTCAGAGACCTTTGTTGAGCTCTCTAGTTCTGGTTGTTTTTCTGGGTACTTCTCTGCTTTAGTCACAACTTCTGTAGATGACTCTGGAACCTTCTCAGGAGATTCAGACATTTTCTTTGGTGATTTTTCTGCTTTGGGCGCCGTCTCTTGCATTTCTGACATTCCTGATTCTGTCACCATATCTGGCAAACACTCCACTTCTTGCACATTCACTGGTGATTCTGCAGGATCTATTGGAGAGGCGAGTTGTGACTGGGGGCAGTCTCCTGCTCCAGTCTCCTGTTGCTCTCGAGTCTCTGATGCGGTGTCCAACACCTGGTTCTGCTCAGCATCCATATCTGGGTTCCTCAATGGACCTAATGATAAACACTGGTTTAGACAAAAGATTTGCATCCTGAAAATACATGCAATAATAATGATACAAATTAAACTCATACAAATTCAATACTTGGAAAACAGGAACTTTATATTTGAAACTGTACAGCATAAATaatgaaatggtgctggaattcCTTTAAACTCCAAGCTGTaaattattattaaaaaaaaaaagtataaatctGACAAATCTTCCCTTGTGCAAAGATTTGGGATACCACCTTTCACTTTCTGAGGGAGGGAGTCAAATGATCTATTTTGGAATTTCTAATAAGACAGGTATAGGGAGCAGCAGACTCTCCTTATATAATTACTGTACTGCAGCggtttctctgtgtctcctctggaGTCCTGCCGAATCAGAGCTCATTGTGGGCAAGGCCTCCACCGGTTTGCGGCCTGGACATCAGATTATTCGGAGTAATAAATCAAAGTGATAAAGGCATTGGGTTGGCTTGGCTCTATCGGCTTGGCTCTATCGACCTGACTACTAAATGGTTTAAGCACAGCTGGCATCTTTGGAGTGGTATGTGAGACGAGGATGTGTGTGTAATGCACGCCTTCATGGGCTCTGAATCCTCAAAACATCCACATAATCGGCTTGAACTATCTGCATGATACATGTAGGTGGGAAAAACGTAATTGGGAAACGAGCGTCAATTAGAATGCATTAACATTCATCCATAAcaccaataaataaaaaaatatgcatcAGCAATTTGGTACTGAATTAGGTCGATTAATGAGCGAGATTCAGATATAGGCTATGCAGGATTGCCTAACAAAAAGTAGCGGCGTGTGCTCAGCCTCTGACGACTAGGCCGGGGTGAGAAATTAACACCTGCGACTGATTATCCCAGCCTTTTGTGTGGACAAGGACTCGTATATCCGCTTTAAAAACGCACTTGAATAAAAATAAATTTGTAAAAACCGCCAAGGAAAGTATGTAgaagttatatatatttttagtaaCAGACGGTCAGTGGCGCAATAGCCTATATGTTCGTGAAATtcgatttaaaaaatattttcttaaagCATGGTCATCCCGTTACAGGCTAGACAAGTTTACCAAGAAACAAACGACATTCGAAACAGCACATCAAAAGACCAATATTTATGGTGAGTGAATCTTCAGTAAAAGGTGGTCAGATGAGAATGTTTTTAGTGCGACGGTGTAAACGCGGCTACTACCATGTAACAATGAAATGATGAAACTGGGAGTGGCTGCAATGCAATCACCACTCTACAGACAAAACAAATCAGCGTGTCAATGTCATGTACAAACTCAGATGCCACGTTTGAACAACAGCGATAGCCTATTTCAGAACTAAAGAAATTTGATTTGTCTGAAAAGCGAGATTTTGATAACTTCTGTCAAGTT encodes the following:
- the LOC139564756 gene encoding 2',3'-cyclic-nucleotide 3'-phosphodiesterase-like (The sequence of the model RefSeq protein was modified relative to this genomic sequence to represent the inferred CDS: added 420 bases not found in genome assembly): MDAEQNQVLDTASETREQQETGAGDCPQSQLDSPIEPAESPVNRQEMAHLQAVVTESGMSEETQEIEPKAEKAPKKMVVSPEKVPETSTEVVTKAEKYPEKQPELESSEVSEPATAKYVERENIQTAEPKKQPMPEKTREPLAENNIETAPEKMAEPVPEAVKLSEQAAPEPVTQPESEDVKLLKPEEKEPEESEKQAESGIVLAVVPEMSVEPKTVKEVEADKQTEIVLEPEPKKPGEAETVMEEKLVEAEIVKEVESEKRAEGDAVEQQKAKVVEQIPAPGTLSFAFLEHELTKATLRTSRTLIILRGLPGSGKSLLARAIADSYQGLCTVCCADDHGVKPESPEASADGYKAFDDAVVACCSVGTSAQVIVVDDTNHTHDRLARLGEVAEQHRLVAMFLEPRTEWSRDLPQLVKKTQRGLEEAQIQAMKVPLEETSLPLFFGWFLLPGIQDKVRCTSMDFLKTLDTLEAFKKHLPDFTVEAEKEVDLEQYFQANGTLHCTTKFCDYGKAEGAKEYADKPAIKELYGSAFELSLSALFVTPRTVGARVSLSEDQLTLWPADAEKEAVSVVPAAATLPAGSRAHITLGCAEGVEPQQTGFDLLEILALQQEGQEGELVEEMELGSLTYYGKGRWLLSLREPVSAQACFSSLYGPKKADSTKKDGDKKKKQKCTIL